The stretch of DNA ATTTTATCAGCTTCTCTAATGTCACATACACTGTGATGAAAATGTTCCAGCCTATCCGGCCTCCTGTTAAAtcccttttgcaccctctccagtttaaTGTCACCCTCTCATCACAGGGCAACTATAACTGTACGCCGTGCTCCAAGAGTAGTTTCCCCAAGGCTGGTAGAGCTGTAATGTGACGTTACGGTACAGTGTCCAATACTCTCCCGATGAATGCAAGTGtggcaaacaccttcttcaccgTCCTGCCTACCTGTGTTTACACTTTGAAGGAATTCGATATCTGCACCCCGATATCTCTCTGTTTTACAGCACTCCCAGGGACCGACCATTCCCCACGGCAGTTCTGCCCTGGTTCATCAATGACAATGGAACAACTCTTGTTCTTGtttgcagactcgaagggccgaatggactactcctgcacctattttctatgtttctatctcacaTTTACCTGTCATTCCCTCCAGAATCTGAACAATGTCTTGTGTTTGGTTTTCCTTCGATCTTTTCCTACGTGACTGGATAACATAacccatcctccaatcctctgccaCTACTCCTGCCCGAGAAACGCGCAGAGAGACAGaggcggggaggggaggggacagagtcagagtgacagACAGGGACGAGACCGGCCTCTCATCTTCCAGCTCCGTCTTCACTTTACTACACCCGGCAATTTTCAACGGTTTATCCGAAACACAGAGCTccagagaggggaaaaaactcCCTCACACACCACGTACACAGTGAAGGATTTGTAGGAATTTACTGGCGGTCGGACTTCATGCAATCAGAATACAGTGTGATTGGCGCAGGATTAATTTCAAATCGCCCGCCAATTTCAGAGCACCCAGCAACGGTGCTTGAttacttttttatattatttaccATTAATTGTATCACGGATTCTACAATTTCAGTTTCATTTAATATATGATTGCCACAGTGAAGATTTAAATGGATGATTACAGAATCGTTTCTCTGAATGAGGGAACTGATTTCTGTCCGAGACGGACGAGGGGATGATGATCGATCTTAATGCATTCAGAACTTCTGCCGTAATCACCGACAGAAAAGGCAGAATCGCAGCAAACATATTTCAAGCGGAACGGATTATCTGCTTCAAAAGTAACTCAGCAAAATATATCGATAAAAATAATTAAAGGGTTGTGGACACGGCTCCGTTTGTGAGGCGGTGGGTGGCTCTTAGAAGAGCCTTTGTGTTCTCGGGCGGAAGTGGGAGTTTTTCAGCCGCCGAAGCCATAGAGAGTGCGGCCCTGGCGTTTCAGAGCGTACACCACATCCATGGCAGTGACCGTCTTGCGCTTGGCGTGTTCAGTGTAGGTGACCGCATCCCGGATCACATTCTCCAGGAAAACCTTCAGCACCCCGCGGGTCTCCTCGTAGATCAGACCCGAGATCCGCTTGACGCCGCCACGGCGAGCCAGACGGCGGATGGCCGGTTtggtgatgccctggatgttaTCACGGAGCACTTTACGGTGCCGCTTGGCTCCGCCTTTGCCCAGTCCTttgcctcctttccctctgccagaCATGATGCTGCTTCACTCAGGTCGCTGCTCACTGACAAACCGACTGCTGCTGTCTCCTTTTATACACAGCGCCCCGACCTGCCCGAGAAACGCGCAGAGAGACAGAGGCggggaggggaggagacagagtcagagtgacggACAGAGCCGAGAGCGGCCTCTCATCGTCCAGCTCCGCCTTCACTTTACCACACCCGCCAATTTCCAACGGTTTATCCGACACAAAGCGCTCCAGCGAAATAAACTCCCTCACACACCACGTACAGACAGGAGGATTTCTGGAAATTTGCCGATTCTCCTGCTTTAAATTATAGGAAGTGCTTTTCCATTCCGCAAATCCCCGAGGACCTCAGTCTGTCCCTCCCCGGCCCCATGACCAGTGCGAGCGTCCTCACACACAGCAGTTGGTGGGCGAGGGTGCAGTCACTTCCAGTGATGAGAGGGTTAATTCATCAGAACAATTGTTCCTCTGGGTCGCGAGGGAAATGAAAGTCCGGTCACATAAAGGAACAGGATACATAGGCAGATAGAAGGATATATAGACCGCGCTTCTGGCGCCTTCTAAAGCCCAGGTAAAGgggtggctgaggagctggtgcgagGTGGGTAGGGCTTCTGCTACAAGGATCATTTGCCTCTCGAAATGAAGGTTAGACAGgtccagtgaggaggggagtCAATATGTTTACTGGCAGCTTCTTCGTGCTACACGGAAAGGTTTAAACGAGCAGGTATGAGGTCCTACAAATTGATTTTCGGGAACTAGGTTAACACAGCAGGACTTCCAGGATTATAATTACAGAATTATGACCCATACCATGTGGTTGTGTGGTGAGAAATTGATATTTCGTGCAGTTTAATATGTtgctg from Hemitrygon akajei chromosome 28, sHemAka1.3, whole genome shotgun sequence encodes:
- the LOC140717504 gene encoding histone H4, with amino-acid sequence MSGRGKGGKGLGKGGAKRHRKVLRDNIQGITKPAIRRLARRGGVKRISGLIYEETRGVLKVFLENVIRDAVTYTEHAKRKTVTAMDVVYALKRQGRTLYGFGG